From a region of the Paenibacillus lutimineralis genome:
- a CDS encoding phosphotransferase — protein sequence MDDWSHLLQGKLRVWVEHIFGRGYYPEEAVQLRGGAQKVVYKVRCSNGFYFILYIWDLRMNYFREELEQEEQSESISGFGGKQFQTVNAYLSKLQVRTPEIYHFEPGELEGKADFAFVEYIEGKEASDFFQAAPEIQDQVFESLSGMLYRMHQQTRAYWGKLHEPIPDEPSGCHLPMLAKVNRQLEYLSAYVPEFRNHHDNFVQVIDDLAAKIETRSCYSFIHAELGPNHVLIDNQLRPWLIDIEGALFFDPEYEHSFMEFRFDNYGRYLKNSRLDPNRMTFYKLYHHISFSAGPHRLLQRGYPDAEIVKQIMVFNTQSAFRILEDYL from the coding sequence ATGGACGATTGGAGTCATTTATTGCAGGGAAAGCTTAGGGTTTGGGTAGAACATATTTTTGGAAGGGGTTATTATCCGGAGGAGGCTGTGCAGTTGCGCGGCGGAGCGCAGAAAGTTGTTTATAAGGTTCGTTGTTCGAACGGCTTTTACTTTATTCTGTATATTTGGGATTTGCGGATGAACTATTTTCGGGAAGAGCTGGAGCAGGAGGAACAATCCGAATCCATATCCGGTTTCGGGGGAAAACAATTTCAAACGGTTAACGCATATCTGAGCAAGCTTCAGGTTCGTACACCGGAGATCTATCACTTTGAACCGGGAGAACTCGAGGGTAAAGCGGATTTCGCATTTGTCGAGTACATAGAAGGAAAGGAAGCCTCGGATTTCTTTCAAGCCGCACCTGAGATTCAAGATCAAGTATTCGAATCTCTTTCGGGGATGTTGTACCGAATGCATCAACAGACAAGAGCATACTGGGGGAAACTACATGAACCGATACCGGACGAGCCTTCCGGGTGCCACTTACCCATGTTAGCAAAAGTAAACCGACAACTGGAGTATTTGTCTGCATATGTTCCGGAATTTCGGAATCATCACGACAATTTTGTTCAAGTAATAGATGATTTAGCTGCAAAAATCGAAACGAGATCGTGTTACAGCTTTATCCATGCAGAGCTGGGACCGAACCATGTTCTGATAGATAATCAGTTGCGTCCGTGGTTGATCGATATCGAAGGTGCATTGTTCTTCGATCCTGAGTACGAGCACAGCTTCATGGAGTTCCGGTTCGACAACTATGGGCGCTACCTGAAGAATAGTAGACTTGACCCCAATCGGATGACTTTCTATAAGTTGTACCATCATATTTCATTCAGTGCGGGCCCCCATCGGCTGCTCCAAAGAGGATATCCTGACGCAGAAATAGTTAAACAAATCATGGTGTTTAATACGCAGAGTGCCTTTCGGATTCTTGAAGATTATTTATAA